Part of the Henckelia pumila isolate YLH828 chromosome 2, ASM3356847v2, whole genome shotgun sequence genome is shown below.
ACACAAAGTTACccttatttatgattttttaaatacgtataaaatctaatttaaccaTCCAAACATATTTGCATTCAttagaaaaattattatatttaaatcattcatatttttattctagatataataaaataataaggaTTTATTTAACTAAAAAACCTCCGTTTGACCATGATTTGGAAATATAaccttctcaattttttttctttattttgtttttgcatttcctttgtatttgaaggtaattttgcaaattttttttgaaagaaggttataaatcaaaaaatttggttgaccaaggtcatttttcaaactctcccaataaaataataaaattttaataattcacgtgcaaaatatttatatattttatgttttaactcaaattttacaaaatattataaaattttggttaaataaaattaaatattaacactATTATCTAAATTCTTGTATAATTTGATTTGGTTATATCATGATTAtcgattattaattttaaaaatatatataatcttatttcaattcattaaatatttgaaaatttgacCAGAAAATAAATTGAAGTTCCGGaaagatattttttatttttttaaaaaaattattcaatttcCTTTATAAATTGAAATATTTACTTAATTTTATTACTTAGAAATAAATTATTCTAATcggtataattttaattattttattttattggtttTCCAAATCAAGTTATTACAcgatattatataatttatactgaacaaatattattaattcacgacatatttataaaaataaaaaaatattatattctaCCTTTTgattatactatattattatttaaaatttatattattactTTGATAAGCAAAGTATCGAGTCATATAAACTAATGTTAGTAAaatgtataaaaaaatttataactatatcaatatttaacaattcatttaaattttaatattattttcatagtgtaaaaaaaatacaaaaaaaaaaattcctccaAATTTCTGTCAATATGATGATAAATTATGTTTGTAGGCGGTTTACTATATAAAATAGTTTCTATTTTGAAGATTAGAGTTGGGTTTTGGAACAGAAGCAAtcctgattttgatgataacaaaatttgTTATTATCTTTCTAACATATCTACTCTAGTGTGAAGTTGCTAAACTGAAGATGGAAGCCAAAACTCAAAGTTAGCTAAACTAAATCTCCGGCGAGCTCTactgttttgatgatatctcataGATCAGATATGCAAATGATTATCCGCCAAAACAAATGTAAAGAAAACTCAATATGGAACACATTGTATTTTACGTCGGTTGAGCAAAAACGGTAGTTATCTATACCAAACTGACGTCGCACTACCAAACTAAATCCGATCAGTTTAGCAGAAAACACACCATCAGTTTACCTCGAGCAGTTCTGATATTATGGACATATCTTGTACCTCGATTATCCAAATGGAACGATTCACCCTGAGTTGGAAAGATAAgacaatgatctacaaatcatattcacaagTCAAAGACTTAATCAAAACCTAATGAGATTCTAAATTGCGTTGAATTTACTAGTTTAGAACTGAAATTCTGCAAAgcagaatttctggcacagtctgGTATATCGAGAATTATctctcatataaaatccaaatcaAGTGATTGTTGATTCCATTGAAAGCTAAGAGAAAGGGCTATAATGTTCATGTGTTATCACTTTGCCTAGAAATCAACGAATCAAGAGATATATCACTAAACTGATCATATACGCACTCAACTGATTTTGTGCTCAACTGAAGTTCGAGCAGCTCTAGTATTTCATACATAACTTTTGCATATGAACTTAGAATGGATTGATTCTTGTGGCGTTGGAAATCTGAGATCAAGGGCTAAAACTTTTGTATTTATTACTTTTATCAGTTATCAACGGATCATGCCAAACGGTATCCAGTTTAGCAAATCAGTTTACCTTGATCAATTACTACTAAACTGATCTCGCGGTTTTAAACTGATTACATGTCTCGGAAGCTACTAATGGATCTCGCTAAACTGCTCATGTACTCAGTTGACTTCAGATTGCAGTTTACCTACAGAGAATGCGTTAATTTACTATACCATTAGTTTAGTGGAATTCAGTTTAGCTCCAGAAAAAGTACAGAAACAGTACAAAAGCATTCTAACGACTCTATTTCTGTGTCTAACAACTATATCTCTCTTGAAGCCTATAAATATAACATCTTGGAGTTCAAACACAGGTCTTGGAAGAGAGATTCAAGTCAGAGGGCATCAAAATCAGATTCATCATCTAGATTAAGAGCATACCCCAAGGTGTGAATaacaagaagaaagatgagCGTTCACTGCCAAGTTCTTCACACCAAACCAAGTTTATAGAACACTCTTTCTTGTCCGAAATCCTTGTATATCAGTTAAAGAGacccaactcactcacatatTCGAGAGATGTATTCATatattagttgagtgagagtcttaacataaagacgttaaagattgtgtttgtagtcttggcataaaaACGTTAAATATTATGCGGATTGCGATGTTACAATATATCATTTGAGTGgataggagttcttgtttatgcagtggGTAAGTCCTAAACCGGATTGAGTTTGTACAAatgagttgtataaatcaaagtcttctagtgatatccttccgagtaggaagaagggatgacgtaggagttgttgaaatcttcgaacatccataaacaaattcgaGTCTCTTTATTTCTTGCATTTATTTATTGCTACTTTTTGAattgcattgttgaagcattttatgtgtttgataaaataactaaatgttgcattcaaagtgtttgataaaatgtttcaactAAACTGTTTTCATCTTTCAACTTGCatccttttaaaatgatttaaaaaatattaaattagttTCTAAgaaggattatttcgagtgtcTTCCGCTTAGTTCGaaaacaaaactcaatttaattaatcggtgctcaatatttcaagaaccgatctattgtagctcaaaatgTTTTAAACTTGTGTATTTTTTTCCAACTCGATCCTAGCAATTAGTTTTAATATTtctataaaaataattgattgcttatttatttgtttattaattattaatcatACAAAGAAGTTAGTTTATATTAGATGTATGTTTAAATTTTAGAATGATTTGAAAACTTACTAAACAATGTGAAAGGATAATATTGTCaatatgtaaaataaaaaattgaagtggagtgtgattaatatttttttggagtgtaaataacactACCTTAATAGTAAAATGAATCATTGTTGGTAATATACCACGGTGAACTGATCATGGAACTGGTTCAGTTTTATTCTGTTGAATTTGAAATGGATAATATCGGAATGATTATATTTTTGCTTTATGTACTTTgcattttcttatttttagccTTGTTATAATgatgaattttcatttttaatcttATAGCTTGTATTTGTTTCCTCtcattttagtcattttttgaCTGAGTTCATTATGTCTGTCTTAAATTGTTTATGTGACGGATATAAATGCTGAAGTGGATTTTTGGAATGAAAGTTGCATATGTGTCatgagttttttttaataatgttATGTGGTCATCCTGAAATTCATGTCAACATATGTGCAACCGCCACATAAGTAACTTATGGTAGACACGTTGGGATccataaaaaaaactaataataaGTACATGACTAAAAacacaaatttatttttaatatgataaaaaatgaaaaatgtacAAATTAGAtgcagaaaaatattttatcgaataatatcagtctaGCCTTTCAGATAAAATTGGATCCCGTACTGTTTGATTCACATCGGATCCAGCAATATTTTTTCTATAAATATCCTTACATTTCTACTTAATTGTCATAATTTTCCAACTCTGATTTTAAATCTTCACTATAccttataaattataatattcaatGTATATTCTCTAATTTACCTTTCAAATCGTCAATACTTTGTTATCTCAATTACACTTACTTAGTCTatgattattaatattattcttattttataaataataattatcaatatataacttatatatttttcaaactGATTTTCTCAATATCTCTAAGTACCTataaattcaaaagaaattGGAGTAACTTATTATTTAATAACCGCCACCCATATACTTCTAAACTAATTAAATTATTGATATGTAAtttcatttaaattttcaaatgatttttgagCAAGTTATCATTTAATAACGGACACTTGTAAGCTTGATGATAAATGAtatatagtatgatttaattttcAGGGTAGGGGGTATTACAcatatgctaggttgaaatCTACCAATTTTCAGTAGTTTGTTCGTTAAGTaccttatttaattaattaaaaaaaaacacaatggTTGAATAAATAAGGGTTGACATACCGTATCAAAATATCGAAATATTTGAATATTgtatcgaaattttttcgatatacatacattttttcggtatatcaaatttttttcggTTCTGTACGGTATTAGTAtggattttttccataccaaaatttcagaatttcagcacCGATATAAATTTTTTCATACCGATATTTTTGGTACGATATACGAAAACATGAAAATGAcgaaaatttgatatttaaaaatatttatatccttaattcagaaataatacaaaacagaaataaaaataaattcaaaaatatatattgtaaaTAGTGGATAGGAAATTCGGAGGATGGAGGTTGTTGTTGGAAGTAGTGAGAAGTGGGAAGGAagttgagagagagagagtgatGAGggtataaaagaaataaattggTGAAAATTCACCATGACACCAAAATCAGTTGGTATAAGGTGCTTAgacttaataatatagtaagaaaTATTAACAAGAATTCCctttatatatcaaaatatttattatttttaattttaaatatgagtAAGATGGACCTGTCTTATTGACATTGATATCATATTCAAATATTATTCGACATTGAATGtttctattttattattaatttttttttgggggggatAAAACCATAATTCGAAATTGGAATCCGACGCGACAAATGCTCCTCACCAAACAGAAGTAAAtccaattgaaaaaaaaaaaaatggaagatGAAGTCAAGCGAATCCAACGTTATATGGGAAGTGTTCTAAAGGAAGAAGAGTAAATCTCTGCATTAATCTCTCTAACATCTCGCTGGTCTCTGCCACTTCACCAATTCCTATACCACCTATTTTTGAACAATTCTCTTCCATCTTCCCCATATAAATTCATTCCACcattttcaattaattaatctCGCTCCCATCGCCCATTTCCCAGATTCAAGAATTAATTAATAATGGCAGGATCCGTCAGCCCACCTCTGAAAACCCACAAAATCTTCTTTCTGATGCAGATTTTCCTCAGAATTCTCTCTTTTGCGGCTTCATTGGCTGCTGCATGGATGATGCTCACCAACAAGCAAACTGCTGTGGTCTACGGCATCTTGGTCTCTGCCAGTTACAGCTACTCTTCCGCTTTCAAGTCAGTTAATCAATCTCtcttctttaaattttttttttattttttgctattttaatttgatttcattttgattAATTGATTTCAGGTTCTTTGCGTACGCGAATATCATAGCCTGCGGCTTCTCCGTGCTGTCTCTCTTTCTGGCTTGCATCTTCGGTTACAAGGCCATAAATCCCAAGAGTTACTTCGTCATGTTCATTCACGATCTGgtgaattatatattatattatatatatatattattactcattatataatatattttgccaatattaactaaaaaaataaaataattaaaaaaaatgacagATGATCAGTGTTTTATTGATGGCCGGGTGCGCGGCGGCTACGGCGGTGGGGTTCGTGGGGAAATACGGCGTGAACGAGGCGGGTTGGTTGCCCTTGTGCGATCACTTCCCACCCTTCTGCAACAGATGCACCATGGCTACCGGTCTTTCTTATGTCAGCTTCCTTTTGTACATACTTCTCACCATTATTTCCGCCAACAAATCGCGCCAGATACAAGTTTAATTCATCCAACAACAAATTTAAGACGATGAAATAAATCTGGGAATGggcttttttctttttctttttttttttactttttttttttttaatgtcgTGAAAGTGGAAGTAGTTCCAGTTCTAGTGTTATGCGTGGTTGTGTTGTTTGTGCACACGAGGTGGTGTAACACAGCTTTGATGGTTTTACTATACCATATGTAGACGACTATACATATGACGTGCTTGTATGTATACGTTGTTATAAggtaattataatattttatgtttattttttttatatatagaaaGAAATGCTATGATGAGTAACCATCGTGCTTATCCATGTGAGTGAGCACTTGTTTACGTGACATCATATGCACATCCAATAGCTATATATATAGCTACGATTTGGCATGTGAAATTAGATATATTGCTTTATACCAAAAATAAATATCGAAAAACTGATGATCACGATgaaagttgatttttttttttcccgatCCGACAAGTCTACTTAGGAAATTGTTGGAAAAGTTTCAGAAACagattttttaaaaaccaaAATTGATAGAATACTGAACACATACATCCTGTATGCATCTGTCACTAGCGGTATATATGAATTTTAAAATTCGGATGATTTTAATAGTACTTACCAtgtaaatcatttaaataataaaataaattattttaatagtaCTACTTACCATGTAATCCGTttaaaaaaggataaaattaaattaagttataATAGCTTTTTTAATGGCACTGATTTTACATGATTTCTTACTATTTGATACTTGACAAATGACGATATCAAATCTatatttttaatgtaaaaaatATTGGAATTGCATTTTTGGTATATATAGAGTTTATTTCTGTTACGCCTTTATTCTTATGTAATAGTAATGGTCCTAATGGATAATTTGAGTGGTGATATTGTTAATCTGTTAACCAGAGCAATTTGTTCagttaatatttaatatatattgtgAATCGTTTCATAAAAACCTACTTAAATTATATTCTATAAATATTTACATTAGTACGTACAAACTATATTTTAATAAGATGCACTCAGATAAGTAGTAATAAATGATGATATTATGGTGGGGGTGTTGGTTCGACGATTTCGTCTGTACTAAGCTCTATAGAGTTGGCAGTTGAAAGGAATAATAGTTGTTTACGCCACCATTTTTGTTACTTTATACGAAAAAGACATCGATGGATGCAAAGCCAAATCCatggatattttttttatacaaataTTGAAACTCGAAAGCATCAGTTTTATGAGCTAAAAATTACGGTTCAATTGAAATGATATAAATGTATACGATTTTCAGACAGAGCCAATAGAAGGCCAATGGATCATACTACTACATGTATAACGTGGTTTATACATTGAATTATAAAaatgtatttaaattaaattacaaaaCAATCATAAATGTATTTTtggaagatttttttaaaataaagttcatggataattttattatttcaaatttacTTTATAATCTTCTTTGTacatataatatttttcaattcaCTTTGTAATCCAATGGATGCGACTGTCCTCCTCAAGTCTCAACTCCCCCAGCATCTTCTAGTTCCCCTTATTTCATTagcaaatatttatttttcaaaataattttagcACCATGTCCCTTTTAATTTAGTCAAAATCTTTCACAATCCCACCAATTCTTAAATACAttctttaatttaataattaaaaataattttttgaaaaactacTAATTCACATGATCCAAAGAcacaattattcaaaaaaagttttttttattggaatatctcttgaaatatatttttcatatcttttgtatattttgtgtatatgtttcttttatctttatctcTTTAGGTTGTAAATAACGACttgtatcattttttttatgatatatgaaaatatattctCTCATTACGCTTCTACATGGTATCTAAAGCCTCTTGTCTACGCTACTAACCCTAACCCTAGCCACACCTAGCCGCCTCCCTTCCTctctctaatttttttttttttttgcggcTGCTCCTGTAGCTGACTTTGCGACCACCTTGATACCCTTCAATGTTGTTGCTCATGCGTCTTGATACCCTTTAATGTTATTGCTCATGCGCCCTTGAAGCTGACTTCTCTCAACTATCTCTTATGGCTTCTTCAGTTCACAACTCTTCTCACCGGTCATGATCTGCTTTGTTGGAACATTCATAGTTTCGGTGTTGATAAAAACTATGATAAATTATAGGAAAAATCATTTTGAAGACTGAACTTGTCCATGACTGAAATTGAAGCTACTCAACTAGACAAATCAACTGAAGTTAGTAAACTGATCCTCAAGCCAAATTGAAGACAAGAAGACTGAATTAGTCCACGAAAACCACGACTGGACTAGTAAAGCGATTGAATATATCAGGGAAACTTAATAAAAGCTCGATTGGAAGTGACACAGTACGttcaatcaatcaaattctaAGAGACCACCAGTCAAATGCAATAACTTTTGAATAAGGTTTCCCGTACAAAAGAGTAGAAGAGCAGAATGCACATAACATAGTACGGATATTGTCAGAAGCTAAAAGACAAAGCAACGACTATTTGTTTGAACGACTTTAATTCAAATGTGATCGTTGCAATCCAAAGTCATAAATAACAGATGAAGATCAGTTGAGAAGAAGAAAAGGTATCTGGAACTCTCACACTTTGTATATCTTGCATTATCAAAGCATTCACTCAGTTAACCAAAGAGTTTCAAGGACAGTTTAAGCAAACTGATCAACACACGTCTCAAGATATATTTGATCAAGTGATAGGATCAGTTATGGTGTGTagaagggaggggggggggggggggtgaaaaTACACTTTAAAAAATTTGAGCTACACTGGctcggttcttgaaatattgagcactgatgaattaaatcgagtttggttttTAAACCAAGCGGAAGCCACTCAAGATAATCCTTCATAGAAATCGATTAACATTTTGTAACTCATTTGAGGacgatgcaaatgaatgtctaAAAATAGTTTGGTTGaagtattttatcaaacactttgaatGCAATATTTCGTATatgaagaataaataaaatgctTCAATGATGCATCTTAAAAACAGAAGCAAGAGTAAAATAAATGCGATAAATAAATAGATatgaatttgtttatggatttaggagctcaatctcctatgtCATCCCTTCTTCCTCCTCGAAAGAATATCACTAGAGTACTTTGATTTACACAACTCATTTGTACAAACCTACTCTAAGGCTAGGACTTACTCACTGCCTATCTTAAAACTCCTAGCCACTCGATTGTAGGCCGAAACCTCACTATCCACATAATGTTTAACGTCtcttatgccaagactacaaacaaAATCTTTAATGTCTTTGTGTTAAGACTCTCACTTAACTAATCTTTCAAAGTACATATCTCATATGTATGTGAGTGAGATATCTTCAACTGATATACAAAGATATTGAAAATTCAAGAGTGTTCTATAAACTGGGTTTGGTGTGAAGGAGTTGGTTGTGAACGctcatctttcttcttgttcttcaCACCTTGTGCTTTGCTCTTAACATAGCTGATAATCTTCTTAGATGCCCTCTGCCTTTGAATCCCCCTTCAAAATATTGTATTTGATCTtgaagatgttgtatttataggctccaagaATGATATATACGTTAGATTTAGAAATATAGTCGTTGCAAGATTTTTGTACTGTTTCGGGAGCTCGACTAAACTTTTGTGCAAAATTGGTGCGAAACTGAAACTGAAGTACTGTAGCAGTTTGGGTACTATAGCAGTTTTGGTAGCAGTTGAGCAAACTTCAGTTTGGTAGCAGTTGAGAAAACTTTAGTTTAGGTAAGTGGACTGAACTTGGAATGATCCGTTGATATCTGGGCAaattcactacaacaaaaacggcaaacgacaacggataaaatccgttgtcgtatgggtataaaaaccgttgtacttTTGGGTGTTGTCAAAAGTATAcccaaagacaacggataaaatccgttgtcgttgctcagaaaagacaacggattttatccgttgtcgtttctttcaaaagacaacggattttatctgttgttttttccttgaaatgacaacggtttttatccgttgtcgtatatcaaacttttaacaacaccaaaaattacaaaagttttaaaatgacaaagacaacggattttatccgttgtcgttgctcaaatgaaaaacaaaaaaaaatttaaattttaatataaaaatttttaatattataaatgaaacaaaatttaaaatttctaaaataaaatttaatatacaatttttcaatattacaaatcaatattctaATTCTAAATTATAAATCTATCTACACTAGAAAATATATAGATCGAGTTATgaactaatatatataaattaactcGAAACTTTTCTATAGATCGAGTTATgaactaatatatataaattaacgTGGAACATTCCTTGTAAATTAACATCCACCATTATCTCTTGCATCACGATTATCTGCACAAATTGACGAATTCAAGTAGCAGAAAAGATGTCAAATTCTGGAATTTGAATCCATAAAACAAAAATGCTGCATGGGAAGACTTGATGGTAAATTCCAATATAGTGATCCAAGCAATCAACATATGACTGAACCATCTTAGAAGACAAACAAAGAATCGAACTAAGCAACAAAGACCGCGTGACATCCCTGGCAAAATAGTACTTAAAGAACACcaacatataaataaattatagacAACAATATAATTAATGCGATGCGAAGTTTTACCATGGCCATGATGAGCACATTTTACACTAAAAAAGATCAAGAGGATCGAGGCTATGTTTATCGAATCTTCCAAATCTGCATACACTAAACAAATTCAAATCAATTGAAATAAGAAACGGGAATAAGAAAACAAAAGCACCTTTGGCCCCAATTAGACCTAATATCGTCAAAATATAGCATGCAAGCACGATTTCAGCATCTCAAAAGAATTCGAGCATAAGAAAGTAGTGCCAAACAAGTTTTCTAACAAAATAATTTACCAAGAGCAGAGAAGGTGCTTTTGGAAATCAGCATCAATTTCAACAAGGGTTCAAATTTAAATGAGGCACTATGTTAAtacaaaaaacacaaaaaacacAATGCAAAGGTTATTCTTTAGCACATGGAAACATAGGAAAGTCAAGGAAAACATAATCTTTCTTGCAAAGAGTACTCACACTCTTTATTAATGCAGTGACGAACCAATGcagcaataataataaaatctaaaCCACAAGAAAAAAGCAATGCCACTGGAACATGTCTCCACTGTTCATGTTTTATGAGAGGAACTTATAGAACACGAGAACAATGGACCAAAGCTCTAATTAAAAATAACAGTTTATATTGATATAAATCGGGAGGAAAAGAATACAGAAAAAATAATCAGCTTCGAATTATCTCTCAATCAATACCATATTTCAATAAAATAGTTTGTCATTGCACGAACACGAACTAAGATTCTAACACATACCATTTTTAGAATAATGGGTATAtctctttcaatttttttatcaaatgaCTTGATCTTGGTACCAAATCGAAGCTAATACTAAAACTTTTGTTCAAATTGTAACTTCAAAAAACGAAAGCATAGTCAATGCATTTTCAAAAACTTCTCTGTCCATGATAGTCAAATGGCATGCATCGCATTTCAAAGTATTGGTGTTACCTAAGCTTCAGCTTCCTGTCTTACTCTATCATATCTCTGTGCAAGTTGTCTAGCATCTTCTAGTGGATATTTGACTAGCAAGGCTCTTAAAGGCTCTGCAACCTGGAAGATTATTTCATCACTGAATATAATGATAAGAGTAAGAAACACAGATCTgctttgaaaatgaaatcttcaGATACAAGATAGAACTTAGAACATTAAATGCACTACATATTATTTGCTAGATATATATTGTAATTATGAACTAGATCAGATTTGGAAAAACTGACACCGAAATATAGTCCGTGGCAGCTCTTTAGCCAGATTCTTTCACGTTTTCAGTCCATGAATTCCAAAGCCCAACGCGTTCTGTGAAGAACTCCATTCCCTCTAAATCACTGGAAATGGAGCAAATGACTTGGCACAGCCTTCTTTGATCACCTCTAAATCATCAGAGTAAACCACGTACAGAGCCATCCGCTGCAATGCCATAGTACAACTTCACTTCACCATCAGAACCCTGCAAATTTGCAGCGGATTCGACATCCACAATACCATCTTTCTTTACAATACCTCGGACTGTAGCAACCAACTGAAGTTGATGCCTATTCTATGGTTCCATGGTGATGTTAACTGCATAAATTATATGTAGCAAACTCATCATCCTTTCGAAAGGAAAGCAAAGCAATTTGTTAGTCAATAGTTTAAGATTATATGTAGCAAACCCACCACCCAAGACAGCCTATTACTATTATCACCCACCCCTTGATTTTCCAGGGGGCTGATATGGCTACCCTTCCAAGATGTCATTTACGTTTGCTGTAAATACAAATATAATAGCCAAAGTACCTTGTGATGAGCTTCAAAAAACTTGATGACTTCCTCCATGTGATTTCGATAGAATCCCTACAACACATTCCAAAAATTACTCTTGTTAAATTGATTGAATTAAAACGTATGATACAAGTGCTAAATGAGCCTCACCtcaaaataaccaaataaaCCACAACTCAGGTCACCGGAAAAGAAACCCATTGCGATTGTATTATCAGTTATAGGTCATATCTAAGTCAAATCCTCCCTCCTGAAAATAAGTAAAATGGAGATGCATAACACTAAACATTAAACGTATAAACTCACAGACACAGGGTAGAGGATTTTGAAGAATCTCCAATTCAGTGGCATGGCACTCAAATTAGATGATGgtaatttaatttctttctcGAGTTTTAGGGACTAATTGATGAATTTAAATGCCAAGCACAtacaattattatattatttattggaGTAGCTGTAAGATATAAATATATGCATAGTGAAAACTCAAAAATAAGCCATGTTTTAGTGGAAATAGACAATTAGCTAATATTCAACTTGAGTACTACTGACTAGACAACAAGTCATCTCGTGGAAAATTAATTTCACAAAATAGTCAACTGAAATTAATTTATTCGGGAATAAACAGAACTGGTAATTTTTCATtgttcattttattttaataataagaaGTCTGAGGAAGACTTTCTTCGTACATCAAACAATTCTGTGAAAACCACAAAAAGAAGTGTGCATAACACGACACTGAGAGTAGTAACAAAGTGTTAAAAATTAAATGTCAAGCATTTCCCAAGTCTCCAAATCAAATTTAGGGAGATTGAGATTGTATTGGAATGTGGTCT
Proteins encoded:
- the LOC140884895 gene encoding CASP-like protein 1F1; translation: MAGSVSPPLKTHKIFFLMQIFLRILSFAASLAAAWMMLTNKQTAVVYGILVSASYSYSSAFKFFAYANIIACGFSVLSLFLACIFGYKAINPKSYFVMFIHDLMISVLLMAGCAAATAVGFVGKYGVNEAGWLPLCDHFPPFCNRCTMATGLSYVSFLLYILLTIISANKSRQIQV